GAGTGCACGTGGATGCCGCCCGGCCCGGCACCGCCCCTGGCCCCGGGCACGACCTCGTCGGTCGTCGGGTCGGCGCCCCACCGGTCGGAGGCGGCGGCCATCCGGCCGGCCGTCAGCATGGCCGTGCCCGACGGGGCGTCGGCCTTGCGGTCGTGGTGGAGCTCGACGACCTCGGCCGTCTCGAACCACGGCGCGGCCAGCTCGGCGAAGCGCATCATCAGCACGGCGCCGATGGCGAAGTTCGGGGCGACCACGCAGCCCCGGTCGGTGAAGCGGGCCCGCAGGTCGTCGAGGTCGGCCTCGCCCAGCCCGGTCGTGCCGGTCACCGCGTGCAGGCCGTGGTCGGCCGCCCAGCGCAGGTTCCCCCTGGCGGCCTCGGCCCTCGTGAAGTCGACGACGACGTCGGCGCCGGCGTCGAGCACGGCGTCGGGCGACGCCGACACGGGCACGCCGGCCTCGCCCGGCCCGGCGTGGCGGGGGTCGACGGCCGCGACGAGCTCGAGGCCGGGGTCGGCCGCCACCGCCCGGCACACCGTCGCGCCCATGCGCCCGGCAGCCCCGAACACCGCCACTCGGAGCGACATGGCCGAACGATAGACGGGCCGGTCAGGCCACCCCCGCGAGGCCCCGCTCCCCGAACGGGGCGACGGCGGCGACGGCCCTCGGCCCCGACAGCACCCGGGCGCACACCCGGACCACGTCCTCGGCCGTGACCGCCCGCAGCCCGGCCACCTGGGCGTCCACCGGGACGACCTCGCCCCTCGTGATCTCGTGGCGGCCCAACCGGGACATGCGGCTGCCGCTGTCCTCCAGGCCGAGCAGCAGCTGGCCCTCGAGCCCGCCCTTGGCCACGGCCAGCTCCTGTGCCGTGAGGCCCCGCTCGGCCAGGTCGTCGAGGGCGCCGAGCAGCAGGCCGAGCACCTGCTTGGCCTTGGTCGGCGAGGTGCCGGCGTACACGACCAGCGCGCCGGTGTCGGCGTAGGCCGAGGTGTAGCTGTAGACGGAGTAGGCGAGGCCCCGCTCCTCGCGGATCTCCTGGAACAGCCGGCTCGACATGCCGCCGCCGAGGGCCTGGTTGGCGACGCCGAGGGCGTACCGGTCGGCGTCGTCCACCGCCAGGGCCCGCACGCCGACGGCGAGGTGGGCCTGCTCGGTCGAGCGCTTCAGCACGGTGAGCGGGCGGGGCGCGACGTCGGGGGCGTGGCGGGCCGGCCGCTCGCCGCTCGCCCGGCCGTCGAGCCGCTCGGCCACGGCGGCGACGACGTCGTCGTGGTCGAGGTCGCCGGCGCCGACGACCACGAGGTTGGCCGGCCGGTAGTGCTCGTCGAAGAAGCCCCGGATCTGGTCCCTGGTCAGC
Above is a window of Acidimicrobiales bacterium DNA encoding:
- the dapB gene encoding 4-hydroxy-tetrahydrodipicolinate reductase — translated: MSLRVAVFGAAGRMGATVCRAVAADPGLELVAAVDPRHAGPGEAGVPVSASPDAVLDAGADVVVDFTRAEAARGNLRWAADHGLHAVTGTTGLGEADLDDLRARFTDRGCVVAPNFAIGAVLMMRFAELAAPWFETAEVVELHHDRKADAPSGTAMLTAGRMAAASDRWGADPTTDEVVPGARGGAGPGGIHVHSVRLRGLVAHQEVLLGTDGQLLTIRHDSFDRVSFMPGVLLAVKAVPDRPGLTVGLDALLGL
- a CDS encoding pitrilysin family protein yields the protein MGDRAADEGVRRTCLPGGLRVVTEHMPGALSVTTGVWVAVGARDEPAPLAGASHFLEHLLFKGTEARTARDIAEAVDAVGGEMNAFTAREHTAYYTRLPRGDLALGLDLLTDVLSAPAFRDAEVEAERDVILEELAMSEDTPDDRVHTLVYEALFPDHPLGREVLGDPTTIGGLTRDQIRGFFDEHYRPANLVVVGAGDLDHDDVVAAVAERLDGRASGERPARHAPDVAPRPLTVLKRSTEQAHLAVGVRALAVDDADRYALGVANQALGGGMSSRLFQEIREERGLAYSVYSYTSAYADTGALVVYAGTSPTKAKQVLGLLLGALDDLAERGLTAQELAVAKGGLEGQLLLGLEDSGSRMSRLGRHEITRGEVVPVDAQVAGLRAVTAEDVVRVCARVLSGPRAVAAVAPFGERGLAGVA